From the genome of Stanieria cyanosphaera PCC 7437:
TCAGATGTAATTTCTGGCTCTTCAAATACATCCAAGCTTCTGGCATAAACCTTAGCTATCTGAAGCACCCGATCTGAAAGTTCGGTAGAAAGGTTTTTGTCTGGACTATAACGCTGTAGAGTTCTTTCAGAAACGTGCAGGTATTTAGTTAACTCTCAAACAGATAGGTGCAACGAATTAGCCAAAGCATCAATTGCTGCTCTTGGAACTCCCTGACGAGTGAGCATCATCAAATCGAAATTACTTATCGTCGGAGAATCTAAACCTAGCGTTTGACCTACTGCTTGATAAACCACAATCTTTTTCTTAACTCTAACTCCAACTATTATTCTAACAATTGTCGCTTTATTTTAGACAGTTGACGTACAACAACTATAGCCTGATTTTCAAAGCTTAGTTGGCGATTAAGCTAACGCTACTGAGAGGAAAACTTAGGATTTTTCTCAAGACAATGAAAACACCACTCAGTCCTCACGAAAAGCAACAGCTTTGGCGACAGTATCAAGCTCAAAAGCAGCGAAAAAAGAAACTCGATGCTCATCTAAAAAGAGATTTAAAGCGCGGCTGGCTCTTTCCTTACCTAACACAAACTGAGAACTTAATGTGGGGTAGATGGCAATATTGGCAAAAATGTCAACTGCTACCCGAAGTAGCCTGGGAGCGTTGGAAATGGGAGAAGGCAATCTCCTTAATAGAAAATAGGAAGCCAGAAGTCATCCCTAAATTCGTCATCGAACATACCCTACCAGATAGAGAAATACCTCAGATTAGCTGGGTATATAACGAACAGGCAGAGAAAATGTTGTTCGACTGCTTGGATGCTATTCCCGTATCTGGTGGTTGGAATAGTTGGAGTAGCTGGAGCTATCTAAGGTACTTTCTACACTGGCTATTATTTGGTTTGGGACATCCTGGTTACAAGGAATTACCCGAAGAACCTCAAGGTTGTGAAGGAGCATCGATGCGACTGTACCAATTATTCGATCTCTCCTATCTGCTCATGTTTCCTTATGACTACTTTGGTAGAATCTTGCCCCAAATCTCATCTCATAAGGCACAGCAAGCGATGGGATTTTTCCCAACTCCAATAGTGGTGTCCGAATTTATTAGCAAAATCCTTGACTCCGATTCCCCTAGAGGTAAGCTAGCTCGCATCAAAACAGTCAACGAACCAGCCGTTGGTACGGGGTCGATGCTATTAACTCAAAGTAACTATAATCTCTGTGCTATTGGCATCGATATTAATCGCGATCTACTCGAATGCGCTTTAATTCAATTCGCCCTCTACGCTCCTTGGTACTATTGTCCTATTTGGTGGTTGGGTAAGACAGATTTGATTTGTGGTAATTCATTAACTCTAGAAAATTTTGAATCGATTAATACTAAATTTTGGCTACCTGCATTTGCTGACATTGTTAAAGTTAAGTTAGAACCAATCGATCATGAAATCTATCGAGAGAATCTAAAACAAACGCTACAAGAACTAACGAAGAAAACTGAAAAAAACAATATTGAAAATGTTAGTAATCCGATTGTTAATAAGGCTTTAGATAATAAAAAATCAGTGCCGAAAGTACATCAAGCAAGTTTATTCGATTACTTAAAATAGCTTGTATAGATAGCTATCGTTATCTCCAATTGGTATTAATTCAACTCTTTTCAATTGATTATGCCAATCGGCATTCTTAAGTACAATCGCGCCTTACTAACCCGACCCGATATAATTTTCTGTGGTAGAAAAATTGGAAATCCAGAACTAATTGGTCTGGGTAATCCTTTTTCTCATAAACCCAATAGCAATGCTGTATTTATAGTTAATTCTCTTGAAGAATCTTTAATGTCATATCGTTTATGGCTGTGGAAATCATTAAAAACTTATCGAAAAAGTAAAATTTCTACCTTAGAACTTTGGGAAATGGTTTATCTCAATCGATTTCTACATTTAGCCATACTGATTGGAGAAAACAAAGTAAGTGGATTAATGTGTTTTTGTACCAATATTAATAATTACAAATATAGTAAAAACAAAGAAATAAAGTGTCACGTTCAAATCTTATATAGAGCTTGTATTTGGTTGAATAATAATTCTCATACATCAAATAAAAATTAGATGTATTAAGTAAAAAATAAATGATTAATTTAATAGTTCTAAATTTATAATTTTGACCGTAAAGTAATTTTAAATAAACTCATTATAGGGCTAACGCCCCGAAGATTGGCTAACAAAATTAACGCTTTGATTGCCATTATGAAACTCGAACAAACAACAAATTTAAATAACGATTTACCAAGAAAAAAAACTAAAGACAACCAACTAACCTTAGATGACGATCTCAAATCATCAAAGCATTTAATTGCCAGAATTGAGCGAGAACGCGACTACTTTCATACCTGCATCAATAGTCGATATTAAGGAGGAAACAAATGAGTCTAGCTACTCAAGTTCTCAAGTATAGTTCAAAGCGAGCAGTTGAATTATGGAATCTAATCAAACAAGCCAAAGATGAGTCGGACATTGAAATTTTAACTACCTCATTTTTACAGCACAAATCCGATCGAGAAGTAGCCATCGATGCCGTGGCTGAAGTTGCCGAACAGATTGATGCTGAAATCTCTGCGATCTCCGCTAGAAAACAATATCTTGTCGAACTTCACAATCGAGCCATCGAACGCCTTAAAAGTAAAAAAGAAACCATCGATAAAACCATCATCAAACTATACGAAGCAGGAGCGATCGCAACTTCGACTGAAGGTTTGTCTAAAACTATCAAAATCAAAACCAATCCTCCAAGCTGTGAAGTGTTAATCCCTCCTCAAAATTTACCCGAAGAGTATCGCTATGAAAAGGTTGAGATTAGAGCCGATAAGAAAGCCATTACTCAAGCTTGGAAACAAGGTATTGAAGTAGAAGGCACGGAAGTCTTTCAAAAACAGCGCGTAGTTTACGAATTAAACAGGGACATTACCTAAGATGACAGATACCTTAAAAATTCCCGAACCCTACGATCTAGAAAAATGCACCGTCAAAATAGTTCTGCTATTGCATCCATGCAAAACCAATTCCAACGAGCCAGACTGTACGATTGCCGTTAGTACTCATGAAGATATTCCTCTAACTAAAATAATCAAGCGTTCTCAATTGAGTTTACCAGAACCAATAAAAGATTTGCTTGCAGAGTTAAAAGCCGATTTACCCCAACGAGAATTCCACGCTCGCGTCAAGCAAAGTAAAACCAGTAAGCAGAAAACTACTCATACTAATAAATCTGATAAAACTTCTCAACCAAATGAATCTAATACCTCAACTATCAAACA
Proteins encoded in this window:
- a CDS encoding N-6 DNA methylase family protein — protein: MKTPLSPHEKQQLWRQYQAQKQRKKKLDAHLKRDLKRGWLFPYLTQTENLMWGRWQYWQKCQLLPEVAWERWKWEKAISLIENRKPEVIPKFVIEHTLPDREIPQISWVYNEQAEKMLFDCLDAIPVSGGWNSWSSWSYLRYFLHWLLFGLGHPGYKELPEEPQGCEGASMRLYQLFDLSYLLMFPYDYFGRILPQISSHKAQQAMGFFPTPIVVSEFISKILDSDSPRGKLARIKTVNEPAVGTGSMLLTQSNYNLCAIGIDINRDLLECALIQFALYAPWYYCPIWWLGKTDLICGNSLTLENFESINTKFWLPAFADIVKVKLEPIDHEIYRENLKQTLQELTKKTEKNNIENVSNPIVNKALDNKKSVPKVHQASLFDYLK
- a CDS encoding siphovirus Gp157 family protein, yielding MSLATQVLKYSSKRAVELWNLIKQAKDESDIEILTTSFLQHKSDREVAIDAVAEVAEQIDAEISAISARKQYLVELHNRAIERLKSKKETIDKTIIKLYEAGAIATSTEGLSKTIKIKTNPPSCEVLIPPQNLPEEYRYEKVEIRADKKAITQAWKQGIEVEGTEVFQKQRVVYELNRDIT